GAAGCGATATTTGTTTTACGGTGTAGATTAAATTAAAAAGAGcatcaaattcaatttcatcgtGTGAAATTGATTAGCTTTGATCACGCAATTGAGCGCATTCGCGAAACAAAATGAGTAAACAACCAATGAATGAAAAAGCGTAAATGTGACtaataaaaaacattgaaCTGCAGCGCAGATTAAGTATAGCTTGCGGAAGATGGCTTTATATTCAACGGTGCACGTCTCGATTTTTGATGACTAATCTTCGCCGTCAGAGTTAAAACATGTAAGCAAAATCAAGCAAGGGTGATGCAGTTTTACTGTAAAATATCGGAActcatttttttgttcagtTATAACTTGAAACTGAGTGAATTTTTGTAGTAGTTGTCTCCTGTACACGTGAATATTCCCGCATGACGTGTGGGTTATTAAAAACGTAgttaattgatgaaaatatatatattttttttttcaatttcagtaaCTATTTTTACATCCTTCGGTACTGCGGACAAGTTACATTATACcgtattatgaaaaatattacattgcATCTGTATAATTCCAATCTTGCTTGATCATGTGCGCAGCTCGTTCTCCAATCATGACGCAAGTTGATCCAATATTAGCACTAGTCACCTGAAAGTAAAGTTATGCCACTGTCATTCATAGGTCTGTCAACGAACTTCATAAATGATTAGCAGGGCTCGTAGACGAGGTATACCTATTTCGTCTTGAAATCAAAGAATGAATCGAAGTACGTCGTCTGGGTACTTACCTGCGGCATAATAGAAGCGTCCGCCACGCGTAGTCCCTGTATTCCGTAGACTCGAAGCCGAGGGTCAACAACAGCAAGTAGGTCCGACGATGGGCCCATTTTGCAAGAGCCTGCGATGTGAAATTCCCCAGAAGCACTGTAATGAACTGCGCACTCCCAGTATTCCGTGCTAGCAAAAGTGTAATTTGAGCAGACCTCGAGAGGTGTTGCGGTAAAAGTCGTGTTGTAGGCTTTCAAGGCCGTTGTATTGACCAATTCCAGTGAATACTCGATGGCTTTGACAACCCCAGAAACGTCGTCAGGATCGCAGAGATAGTTTACCCAGATTGAAGGATGCTCAAAAGGATCCGATGAAGCCAGACTGATTCTTCCTGGAACACAAAATATCTGCAGTTGATTTACGGGCTTGTAGCTCTCTTTTCCTAAATTATGCGTTGGAGAGTATAGTTGCGAGAATTCAGGAAGTCAGGAGTACCTCTGCATTTCGGATGCTCGTAACCGGCCCAAAAATTGATTTCGCGTTGACCGTCGCCTATCCAATCGGCTACGCAAGCGGCAGTATAACCGTAGCCGTATATATGAATATCCGGAAGGTCGGGTGTAGTAATTCCGGATGGTAGGGCGCCGATTACTTGACCAAGTTCGGTGCTGGACATCGGTCCAGTCTGGAAGCCGATGTACTCAGCAAGAGCAGCCCAATTGTTATAGACATCAAGCTCATTGATGGTCAACGTAATCGGGAATAATAAATGATCATGGAAATTCATGCCGACGCCAGGTAAATCGTGAACCACGTCGATTCCCATGGATTTTAAATCTTCTTCCGGCTCAACTCCAGAGAGGAGTAGAAGATGAGGAGACTCAACGGCACCTGCGGAGAGGATGACTTCCTTGGATGCGTTTACCGTGTACAATTTCTCGTCCTGGGGAAAATATATCGAGATCAGTCGACTTGCATTGATGAcgtttgaaataaagaaaccaTACGtggataaattaattaatttcaattccctgGCCTAACATTGGCATTGGCATTATCACTTTGTAATATTCAACGCCGACTGCTTGTCCATTCTCGATTACGACCCTCGTGCAGGTGGAGTTGAGAGTGATGTGGAGATTTGTGCGGTTTCTGATTGGTCGCAGATAAGCCGCGGCGCTACTGCGTCTCGCACCGTGGTGGGTCATTGTTTGGAATACAGCGAAGCCAATACTATCATTTCCATTGAGGTCATTGCTGACGCCGAAGCCCGCCTCTTCGGCCGCCTCGAGTATTGCATTTGCAAAAGGTGGTTTGGACGGAAGTCTTTCGACAAAAAGCGGTCCATCCGTGCCGTGATACTCTCGACCAACACTCGATATCAGCATTATTTTCGGACATCTTAAAAAATGGCAAGACTTCATCCCACGACCATCCCTCGTTACCCATTGCAGCCCATTCATCGAATATGTACGGGCTTCCGCGCATGTATACCATATCGTTGTGCATCATGCTTCCACCGAGAGCTTTGGCTGCAGAGATCAGACAACTACCATTCGAACTGAGACAGGCGTGGCTCTCGTTTGTCGACTGGTATCCCCACTCGATAGATGATTCTATCAAAATGAGATTCACAGATTTTTTGAACTTCTTAGCGAAACAGGATTTTTGGATGTGCTGGTACACCTACCGGATATTAGGAAAGAAAGACCAGGAACCGATGCACCTACTGGTTCCTCCGGGCCCGCCTCAACAAGCAGAACCTTCCAGGACGAATTTTCACTGAGTCTTGCAGCAACGACAGAACCGGCTGCTCCACCTG
Above is a genomic segment from Neodiprion pinetum isolate iyNeoPine1 chromosome 1, iyNeoPine1.2, whole genome shotgun sequence containing:
- the LOC124224855 gene encoding glucose dehydrogenase [FAD, quinone]-like encodes the protein MCNDTSYDLFLSILETFVGRKQEIAQTCERITPIHTPDAEYDFIVVGGGAAGSVVAARLSENSSWKVLLVEAGPEEPVGASVPGLSFLISESSIEWGYQSTNESHACLSSNGSCLISAAKALGGSMMHNDMVYMRGSPCPKIMLISSVGREYHGTDGPLFVERLPSKPPFANAILEAAEEAGFGVSNDLNGNDSIGFAVFQTMTHHGARRSSAAAYLRPIRNRTNLHITLNSTCTRVVIENGQAVGVEYYKDEKLYTVNASKEVILSAGAVESPHLLLLSGVEPEEDLKSMGIDVVHDLPGVGMNFHDHLLFPITLTINELDVYNNWAALAEYIGFQTGPMSSTELGQVIGALPSGITTPDLPDIHIYGYGYTAACVADWIGDGQREINFWAGYEHPKCRGRISLASSDPFEHPSIWVNYLCDPDDVSGVVKAIEYSLELVNTTALKAYNTTFTATPLEVCSNYTFASTEYWECAVHYSASGEFHIAGSCKMGPSSDLLAVVDPRLRVYGIQGLRVADASIMPQVTSANIGSTCVMIGERAAHMIKQDWNYTDAM